One Lutzomyia longipalpis isolate SR_M1_2022 chromosome 4, ASM2433408v1 DNA segment encodes these proteins:
- the LOC129796345 gene encoding another transcription unit protein isoform X1, producing MSSDNEGSVHRDAHNTSDDEASGSPKLQIDGNASGSASPRSSRSGGSPQGSPHSGAGSARSRSGTPRSRSGTPRSRSGSRSGSARSGSVTPRSRSGTPRSRSGSPRSRSGSPRSRSGSPRSRSGSPRSRSGSPQSGAGSARSRSPHSGPGTPHSGKTSPRSGRSSPKSRKSSPQSGRSSPKSGRSSPKSGKTTPRSGSASPAVKRSKSKSPPPKDQAGDSDEERIVKNRKKASALIDTDSEEDEQPTKSAEAPEVSATKLFGDADDISSDEGSKSEAEEKRSERGKSPTPENDEREFIRSEDEGGRSDRDEEKEAPQEPEPVNETRIDVEIPRIMSDLGRDIHFVILPNFLSVETRPFDPDTYEDEIDEEETLDEEGRQRIKLKVSNTIRWQETFDKEGKRKLESNARVIKWSDGSMSLHLGNEIFDVYKQPLQGDHNHLFIRQGTGLQGQAVFRTKLTFRPHSTESFTHKKMTMSLADRLQKTSGIKILSAVGPDPDQDRQYHLKKEEEKLRQAMRQKAAGGSVKPKRSRDSSNLMSTSYRDPDEGSEDEGGISIAAIKNKYKKGKAPLEKAGGAGIYSSDEDDSDFEARPKKSGKTKAALKDSDESESENGGNAADDKEEEDDNEEEEDGKNDDDDDDD from the exons atgtCTTCAGATAACGAGGGTAGTGTGCACAGGGATGCCCACAATACATCAGATGACGAAGCTTCGGGCTCACCAAAGTTGCAAATTGATGGAAATGCTTCGGGTTCGGCGTCCCCGAGATCTTCCCGATCAGGTGGTTCACCGCAAGGATCTCCACACTCTGGAGCAGGATCAGCACGCTCCCGTTCGGGTACACCACGCTCCCGGAGTGGCACACCACGCAGTCGAAGTGGTTCCAGAAGTGGATCAGCACGTTCTGGGAGTGTTACACCACGTTCTCGTAGCGGGACACCACGTTCACGTTCAGGCTCACCACGTTCACGATCCGGCTCACCGCGATCACGTAGTGGATCACCACGTTCACGTTCAGGCTCACCACGTTCTCGTAGCGGATCTCCCCAATCTGGTGCAGGTTCTGCACGTTCACGATCCCCCCATTCGGGACCAGGGACACCACATTCGGGAAAAACATCCCCACGATCTGGACGGAGTAGCCCAAAGTCCCGGAAAAGTAGCCCACAATCGGGGAGAAGTAGCCCTAAATCCGGGAGAAGTAGCCCTAAATCTGGGAAGACTACACCAAGATCGGGTAGTGCAAGTCCCGCAGTGAAACGCTCAAAATCCAAATCACCCCCACCAAAGGATCAAGCGGGGGATTCAGATGAGGAGAGAATTGTGAAGAATAGAAAGAAGGCATCGGCACTAATTGACACGGATAGTGAGGAGGATGAACAGCCGACAAAGAGTGCAGAAGCCCCGGAAGTTTCAGCGACAAAACTCTTTGGAGATGCCGATGATATTAGTTCAGATGAGGGGAGTAAATCCGAGGCGGAAGAGAAACGTTCAGAGCGTGGGAAATCCCCAACTCCGGAGAATGATGAACGAGAATTCATTCGATCTGAGGATGAGGGTGGACGTAGTGATCGTGATGAGGAGAAGGAAGCCCCACAGGAGCCTGAACCGGTGAATGAGACGCGAATTGACGTGGAGATTCCACGAATAATGTCAGATCTCGGCAGGGACATTCACTTTGTCATCTTGCCGAATTTCTTGTCTGTCGAGACACGTCCCTTTGATCCAGACACCTATGAGGATGAAATTGACGAAGAGGAGACACTCGATGAGGAGGGAAGGCAGAGGATTAAGCTAAAAGTCAGTAATACGATCCGATGGCAGGAAACATTCGACAAGGAAGGGAAGCGCAAGCTGGAATCCAATGCGAGGGTGATCAAGTGGTCAGACGGCAGTATGAGCCTGCATTTGGGCAATGAAATCTTCGATGTGTACAAGCAACCACTACAGGGTGATCACAATCACTTGTTCATCCGTCAAGGTACGGGGCTTCAGGGGCAGGCAGTTTTCCGCACGAAGCTCACCTTCCGCCCGCACTCGACGGAGTCTTTCACGCACAAGAAGATGACCATGTCACTGGCAGATCGTCTCCAGAAGACGAGTGGTATTAAGATTCTCTCAGCAGTTGGCCCGGATCCGGATCAGGATAGGCAGTACCATTTGAAGAAGGAAGAGGAGAAGCTGCGACAGGCGATGCGACAGAAAGCAGCCGGTGGCAGTGTTAAGCCCAAGAGGAGTCGGGATTCGTCGAATTTGATGAGCACCTCGTACAGGGACCCAGATGAGGGGTCTGAAGATGAAGGAGGAATCTCCATTGCAGCCattaagaataaatataaaaagggAAAGGCGCCATTGGAGAAAg caGGAGGTGCGGGAATTTATTCATCAGACGAAGACGATTCAGATTTTGAGGCACGTCCAAAGAAGAGTGGAAAGACCAAGGCAGCCCTCAAGGATTCCGATGAGAGTGAATCGGAAAATGGGGGGAATGCAGCTGATGATAAAGAGGAGGAAGATGACaatgaggaggaggaagatgGGAAGAATGATGACGATGACGACGATgattaa
- the LOC129796353 gene encoding uridine 5'-monophosphate synthase: MPLNMEGRLRELAVKLHEIDAVKFGEFKMKSGLMSPVYFDLRVIVSYPGVLSSVANLLIEVIEAERIEAKYVCGVPYTALPIATLVSVESSLPMLMRRKEKKDYGTKKLIEGHFKREENCLIVEDIITSGGSVLETATDLRNDGLVVTTALVIIDREQGGKRRLSDRGIESFSLYTMTSFLDILLGAGKISAETVNSVRKYVEENTIPANGDIAVQPVDRIRMSYGERATVAKNPVARELFQLMEAKSSNLCLAADMTNATDILNLATEVGPYICILKLHVDIIRDFSREFIASLQQLAAKNRFLLMEDRKFCDIGNTVVHQYRDGVYEVSTWADLVTVHILPGPGILQGVRKVMESTGEKRGMFVVAELSSAGTLTTPSYAQEAIKLTEGFEDTVAGFVCQDGKLLKEHPGAIHLIPGVKIESSGDSLGQQYNTPATAIGVSGGDIAVVGRGIYEAKDAAAAAKTYKNTLWDAYTKRIIQ, from the exons ATGCCACTAAATATGGAAGGTCGACTGCGGGAGTTGGCAGTGAAATTGCACGAAATAGATGCAGTAAAATTTggtgaatttaaaatgaaatccGGGCTCATGTCTCCGGTTTATTTTGATTTGCGTGTCATCGTCAGCTATCCGGGAGTCCTC aGCTCTGTGGCAAATCTCCTGATTGAGGTAATCGAAGCTGAACGCATTGAGGCAAAGTATGTCTGTGGCGTTCCCTATACGGCTCTCCCAATTGCTACGCTCGTCTCCGTAGAGTCCAGTCTACCGATGCTGATGCGGCGAAAGGAGAAGAAGGACTACGGGACGAAGAAACTCATTGAGGGACACTTTAAGCGCGAAGAGAATTGCCTTATTGTTGAGGATATCATCACTTCGGGTGGAAGTGTCTTGGAAACAGCCACGGATTTGCGAAATGATGGCCTTGTGGTGACAACAGCCCTTGTGATCATTGACAGGGAACAAGGAGGTAAGAGAAGACTTTCCGATAGGGGCATTGAGAGCTTCTCACTGTACACAATGACGTCCTTTTTGGACATTCTCCTTGGGGCGGGAAAGATAAGTGCGGAAACTGTTAATTCCGTCCGGAAGTATGTTGAGGAGAATACAATTCCCGCAAATGGGGACATTGCCGTGCAGCCTGTTGATCGAATTCGCATGTCTTATGGGGAGAGAGCCACAGTGGCAAAGAATCCCGTGGCTAGAGAGTTGTTTCAGCTGATGGAAGCAAAGAGTTCGAATTTATGCCTTGCAGCAGACATGACCAATGCCACGGATATTCTCAATTTAGCCACAGAGGTGGGTCCATACATTTGCATCCTGAAACTCCACGTAGACATCATCAGGGATTTTTCGCGGGAGTTTATTGCTTCCCTGCAGCAGCTGGCGGCGAAGAATCGTTTCCTCCTGATGGAAGATCGAAAATTCTGCGATATTGGCAACACTGTGGTGCACCAGTATCGCGATGGAGTGTACGAAGTATCCACCTGGGCGGATTTGGTCACTGTGCACATTCTTCCGGGACCGGGAATCCTTCAGGGTGTGCGAAAGGTCATGGAGAGTACGGGAGAGAAACGTGGGATGTTTGTTGTGGCTGAGCTAAGTTCAGCTGGAACACTGACAACCCCCTCCTATGCTCAGGAAGCCATCAAACTCACCGAAGGATTTGAGGATACCGTAGCGGGATTTGTCTGTCAAGATGGGAAGCTACTGAAGGAACATCCAGGAGCTATTCATCTCATTCCTGGCGTAAAGATTGAAAGCTCCGGAGATTCTCTGGGGCAGCAGTACAATACACCAGCTACGGCAATTGGCGTCAGTGGGGGTGACATTGCTGTGGTCGGGAGGGGAATCTACGAGGCCAAGGATGCCGCAGCTGCGGCTAAAACCTACAAAAATACCCTATGGGATGCCTACACCAAAAGGATTATCCAATGA
- the LOC129796351 gene encoding zinc finger protein 90, with the protein MNFSAFGGPFSGIHQFAAKFGNDTTQLGSYAANASSESGAQDGRYTNPNHFSQNPAVSSPNMQYAQNIPIPYASGQPSQNEHLFLHEKQKASGLKLDRSRDEAVLNQQLLQNVNQSWQTLANPANSVDYSSHLLSATLPISIQHFLKYSESIKKESGISGTGPSAGAANGAVTSAASSLLAANLTHELEADLNPPTTQATGAPATNSGTSSGKKKKKKAPKQKAPRTVKKPRPKPGEIRETKALDGSTLYCCPECQMAYPDRPLIEQHVISHAIERRFVCDICNAALKRKDHLTRHKLSHIPDRPHICNICMKSFKRKEQLTLHIVIHSGEKKHICPECGKGFYRKDHLRKHTRSHIARRVKSEVSAQAVAPTGSRSQIHAS; encoded by the exons ATGAACTTCTCAGCTTTCGGCGGACCCTTCTCCGGGATCCACCAATTTGCCGCAAAGTTCGGCAACGACACCACACAACTTGGTTCTTATGCGGCGAACGCGTCATCTGAGTCTGGGGCCCAGGATGGCCGCTACACAAATCCCAATCACTTTAGTCAGAATCCAGCAG TTTCTAGTCCCAATATGCAGTACGCCCAGAATATCCCAATCCCCTATGCGTCTGGGCAGCCATCACAGAATGAGCATCTCTTTCTGCATGAAAAGCAAAAGGCGAGTGGACTAAAGTTGGATCGTAGTCGCGATGAGGCGGTGCTGAATCAGCAACTACTGCAGAATGTCAATCAATCCTGGCAGACGCTGGCAAATCCAGCCAATTCCGTTGACTACTCATCGCATTTGCTATCCGCTACACTGCCCATCTCCATCCAGCACTTCCTAAAGTACTCAGAATCCATCAAGAAGGAATCTGGCATCTCAGGGACTGGCCCGTCAGCTGGCGCGGCCAATGGGGCCGTCACAAGTGCCGCCTCGAGCCTCTTGGCTGCAAATCTCACGCATGAACTTGAGGCGGATCTCAATCCACCCACAACACAAGCCACGGGGGCTCCGGCCACCAATTCGGGCACAAGCTcagggaagaagaaaaagaagaaagccCCAAAGCAGAAGGCACCGCGTACGGTGAAGAAGCCACGCCCGAAGCCCGGGGAAATACGTGAAACCAAAGCTCTCGATGGGTCAACGCTCTATTGCTGCCCGGAATGCCAGATGGCCTACCCGGATAGGCCGCTTATTGAGCAGCACGTTATCTCGCATGCCATAGAGAGAAG ATTTGTCTGCGACATTTGCAATGCCGCCCTTAAGCGCAAGGATCATCTAACGAGACACAAGCTATCTCACATCCCAGACAGGCCGCACATTTGCAAt ATCTGTATGAAGTCATTCAAGCGTAAAGAGCAATTGACATTGCATATCGTTATCCATTCTGGGGAGAAGAAGCATATATGTCCGGAATGTGGCAAAG GCTTCTATCGGAAGGATCACTTGCGTAAGCACACTCGAAGTCACATTGCACGTCGTGTCAAGTCTGAGGTGTCTGCCCAGGCTGTAGCTCCAACGGGCAGTAGAAGTCAAATACACGCTTCCTGA
- the LOC129796350 gene encoding E3 ubiquitin-protein ligase Rnf220 — protein MSFEVKTLAKMEKSSAEIETGGSSSSGGQEEGRGFRVRKRLSEPLCCPVCSCTVRPTEIDQHFAIEVDRLDKLTQRNRKLMGQHNNHTCIAGTSSSTSNSCASTSNSSSAPVGGNSTRDSTWGAYQKIKRNRQTRLKMKSKRRKLEQVCPICDKSIPSTEDINIHVEGCLRKTRNDRTSGSNSSDDDSIDIDGETFDEYEFAGETRIRATSLIEGGLSGAGIGTVVTKENPDDDDEDLNVDGDDTHIYGPPQYSEKDVISPLIVSQEENGEHLRRLVMGNSSRTPELVEEPEDADTPATVDVTTVEQSTGKPHEIIIETLKKKIYELESGNRNKYKCLICLDEYKVPVVSISCWHVHCEECWLLTLGARKLCPQCNMITSMADLRRIYL, from the coding sequence ATGTCCTTTGAAGTGAAGACATTGGCCAAGATGGAAAAATCATCAGCGGAGATTGAGACAGGAGGAAGTTCCAGTAGTGGTGGTCAAGAGGAAGGACGTGGCTTCCGGGTGAGGAAGCGTCTATCTGAACCACTGTGTTGTCCCGTGTGCAGCTGCACCGTGCGCCCCACGGAGATTGACCAACATTTTGCCATTGAAGTGGATAGGCTTGATAAGTTGACACAGCGCAACAGGAAGCTAATGGGGCAACACAACAATCACACCTGCATCGCCGGTACATCCAGTTCCACATCAAATAGTTGTGCCAGCACCAGCAACAGTAGTAGTGCACCTGTTGGGGGGAATTCTACGAGGGATTCCACATGGGGTGCATACCAGAAGATTAAGAGAAATCGCCAGACACGACTGAAGATGAAATCCAAGAGGAGAAAGCTTGAACAAGTTTGCCCGATTTGCGATAAATCCATTCCATCGACTGAGGATATCAATATTCACGTGGAAGGGTGCCTGCGGAAGACGCGCAACGACAGGACTTCCGGAAGTAATTCCAGTGATGATGATAGCATTGATATTGATGGGGAGACATTTGATGAGTATGAATTTGCGGGGGAAACACGAATTCGGGCAACGAGTCTCATTGAGGGTGGCCTAAGTGGTGCTGGTATTGGCACAGTGGTCACCAAGGAGAATCCCGATGATGACGATGAGGATCTCAATGTTGACGGGGACGATACCCACATCTACGGCCCACCACAATACTCCGAGAAGGATGTCATCTCCCCCCTAATAGTGTCACAAGAGGAGAATGGTGAACACCTTCGACGTCTTGTCATGGGAAATTCCTCACGCACGCCGGAACTTGTGGAGGAGCCCGAAGATGCCGACACACCTGCCACTGTGGATGTTACCACTGTTGAGCAATCCACAGGGAAACCACATGAGATCATAATTGAGAcgctaaagaagaaaatttatgagctAGAAAGTGGCAACCGCAATAAGTACAAGTGCCTAATTTGTCTGGATGAATACAAGGTACCCGTGGTGTCCATCTCCTGTTGGCACGTCCACTGCGAGGAGTGTTGGCTCCTCACGCTAGGTGCTCGTAAACTCTGCCCGCAGTGCAACATGATCACCTCCATGGCAGATCTACGTCGAATCTACCTCTAA
- the LOC129794513 gene encoding coiled-coil domain-containing protein 42 like-2 produces MFGGNGKTKKTALPPIVAPSTVPVSNVVLHRVHEKPNRGKFIYSHKWTDLEESLRLRNFHVEDTAVEVKHQQDDMRKSAKKQRNLNSSRLEKIYKDQNATRIKCLALNEFLRECHEREIIAEHREAEEVRKQEKYHREIESLTGKIADLRDFKRVLEEKVDEMKIYRTVVEQAAEDSTQFATPDGLMSFCDAFFHAQREIATIEQEKLHEIDTLKKSLVQITGDSAATILGYINRLSDLEQKCHTLKTESLRWEKVLKTTKDFIAAENFEAQRIQESIRHLHKLLFARHGGRARVERAVPLEKQLEEIRHEVKILKLIAEASKEHIEKGQKSLAGELGTNNIMDQPGVEKEVPKIPKKLPDAMVRMTTQLPGSYGTFREAHQTVA; encoded by the exons ATGTTTGGTGGCAATGGGAAGACAAAGAAGACGGCTCTGCCACCAATTGTGGCCCCCTCAACTGTCCCAGTGTCCAATGTAGTCCTCCACAGGGTTCATGAGAAGCCAAACAGAGGGAAATTCAT ATACTCCCACAAATGGACAGATTTGGAGGAATCTCTaagattgaggaattttcatgtGGAAGACACGGCAGTTgag GTAAAACACCAACAAGATGACATGCGAAAGAGCGCAAAGAAGCAGAGAAATCTCAACAGCAGTCGCCttgaaaaaatctacaaagaTCAAAATGCAACCCGGATCAAATGTCTGGCTCTCAATGAATTCCTCCGGGAATGCCATGAACGAGAAATCATAGCTGAGCATCGTGAAGCTGAAGAGGTGCGCAAACAGGAAAAATATCACCGGGAAATTGAAAGTTTAACTGGGAAAATTGCCGATTTGAGGGATTTCAAGAGAGTCCTCGAGGAGAAAGTggatgaaatgaaaatctaCCGAACGGTGGTTGAGCAAGCAGCTGAGGATTCCACCCAATTTGCCACCCCTGACGGGCTAATGTCCTTTTGCGACGCCTTCTTCCATGCACAGCGTGAAATTGCAACAATTGAGCAGGAAAAACTCCATGAGATTGACACACTGAAGAAGAGCCTTGTACAGATCACGGGGGATTCAGCGGCTACCATCCTTGGGTACATCAATCGCTTATCGGATTTGGAACAGAAGTGTCACACATTGAAGACCGAATCACTGCGATGGGAGAAGGTGCTCAAGACAACAAAAGACTTCATTGCTGCGGAGAATTTTGAAGCACAGCGCATCCAGGAGTCCATCCGGCATCTGCACAAGCTCCTCTTTGCTCGACATGGTGGACGCGCCAGGGTGGAACGAGCGGTGCCACTTGAGAAGCAACTCGAGGAGATTCGTCATGAAGTGAAAATCCTCAAATTAATTGCAGAAGCATCCAAGGAGCACATTGAGAAGGGGCAGAAGAGCTTAGCCGGTGAATTGGGGACAA ATAATATCAtggatcagccgggtgttgaaaaggaagttccaAAGATCCCTAAGAAACTTCCAGATGCAATGGTCAGGATGACTACACAACTTCCAGGCTCTTATGgtactttccgggaagcacatcaaACGGTTgcttaa
- the LOC129796349 gene encoding probable phenylalanine--tRNA ligase, mitochondrial, with the protein MPGVNFAQFPRFSRVSQRIFTRSLSTKAVGETKAPSRTAIEINHRLYHPDEWTNVNPRILSFLERRIHVQPHHPLSIVRQKIVQFFGEKYRNSKGNPLFSVYDSLSPIVSVEQNFDSLLIPPDHPSRDKSQSYYFNRDYMLRAHTTVHQAELITSGLNNFLIVGDVYRRDEINSTHYPVFHQLDAVRIHTRKTLFGEADLQIMETKPRTHEEPTHQSCHTLEAVKLVEVELKDTLLGLVKSLFGDKVKYRWVETYFPFTHPSWELEIHHRDDWLEVLGCGIMRHAILDRCGHKDAIGIAFGLGLERIAMALYQIPDIRLFWSRDSGFLSQFHDNAPPGLIYKSVSVYPQCTNDVSFWLPGTSAAESFDPNDLYDEVRSVGGDIVEQVHLQDKFTHPKSGRTSMCFRIIYRHMERTLTQAEVNEVHAKIAQNLVEKFNVEIR; encoded by the exons ATGCCCGGTGTTAACTTTGCACAATTTCCGCGATTTTCACGAGTTTCCCAACGAATTTTCACTCGCAGTCTATCAACAAAGGCCGTGGGGGAAACAAAGGCACCATCCAGGACAGCAATTGAGATTAATCATCGACTCTACCATCCAGATGAGTGGACAAATGTTAATCCGCGAATTCTTTCCTTCCTGGAGCGAAGGATTCACGTCCAGCCGCATCATCCATTGTCAATTGTACGCCAGAAGATTGTCCAATTCTTCGGGGAGAAGTACAGAAACTCCAAAGGGAATCCCCTGTTCAGTGTCTATGATTCCTTGAGCCCCATTGTGAGTGTGGAGCAGAACTTTGATAGCCTCCTCATTCCACCGGATCACCCAAGTAGGGATAAATCGCAGTCGTACTATTTCAATCGGGACTACATGCTGCGTGCCCATACGACTGTTCATCAAGCTGAACTCATTACATCTGGGCTCAATAATTTCCTTATTGTCGGAGATGTTTATCG ACGAGATGAAATCAACTCAACCCACTACCCTGTTTTTCATCAGCTGGATGCTGTACGAATTCACACGCGTAAGACACTCTTTGGTGAGGCGGATCTCCAAATAATGGAGACAAAGCCAAGAACTCACGAGGAGCCCACCCATCAGAGCTGCCACACGTTGGAAGCTGTAAAGTTGGTTGAAGTAGAACTGAAGGACACCCTTTTGGGGCTCGTAAAGAGTCTCTTTGGGGACAAAGTCAAATATCGCTGGGTTGAGACGTATTTCCCCTTCACTCATCCCTCGTGGGAGCTCGAAATCCACCACCGGGATGATTGGTTGGAAGTTCTCGGGTGTGGCATTATGCGTCACGCTATCCTTGATCGGTGTGGCCATAAGGATGCAATTGGAATTGCCTTTGGGCTTGGTTTGGAACGCATAGCAATGGCATTGTACCAAATTCCCGATATTCGTCTCTTCTGGAGTCGAGATTCGGGATTTCTTAGTCAATTCCACGACAATGCCCCACCCGGATTAATATACAAATCCGTCTCGGTGTATCCTCAGTGCACAAATGACGTATCCTTCTGGCTCCCAGGAACATCCGCAGCGGAATCTTTTGACCCAAATGACCTGTACGATGAAGTTCGCAGCGTGGGTGGGGATATTGTGGAGCAGGTGCACCTTCAGGATAAATTCACACACCCCAAAAGCGGCAGGACAAGTATGTGCTTCCGTATCATCTACCGACACATGGAACGAACCCTCACGCAGGCGGAAGTGAATGAAGTTCATGcaaaaattgcccaaaatctcgttgaaaaattcaacgtGGAAATCCGTTAA
- the LOC129796345 gene encoding another transcription unit protein isoform X2, whose amino-acid sequence MSSDNEGSVHRDAHNTSDDEASGSPKLQIDGNASGSASPRSSRSGGSPQGSPHSGAGSARSRSGTPRSRSGTPRSRSGSRSGSARSGSVTPRSRSGTPRSRSGSPRSRSGSPRSRSGSPRSRSGSPRSRSGSPQSGAGSARSRSPHSGPGTPHSGKTSPRSGRSSPKSRKSSPQSGRSSPKSGRSSPKSGKTTPRSGSASPAVKRSKSKSPPPKDQAGDSDEERIVKNRKKASALIDTDSEEDEQPTKSAEAPEVSATKLFGDADDISSDEGSKSEAEEKRSERGKSPTPENDEREFIRSEDEGGRSDRDEEKEAPQEPEPVNETRIDVEIPRIMSDLGRDIHFVILPNFLSVETRPFDPDTYEDEIDEEETLDEEGRQRIKLKVSNTIRWQETFDKEGKRKLESNARVIKWSDGSMSLHLGNEIFDVYKQPLQGDHNHLFIRQGTGLQGQAVFRTKLTFRPHSTESFTHKKMTMSLADRLQKTSGIKILSAVGPDPDQDRQYHLKKEEEKLRQAMRQKAAGGSVKPKRSRDSSNLMSTSYRDPDEGSEDEGGISIAAIKNKYKKGKAPLEKGGAGIYSSDEDDSDFEARPKKSGKTKAALKDSDESESENGGNAADDKEEEDDNEEEEDGKNDDDDDDD is encoded by the exons atgtCTTCAGATAACGAGGGTAGTGTGCACAGGGATGCCCACAATACATCAGATGACGAAGCTTCGGGCTCACCAAAGTTGCAAATTGATGGAAATGCTTCGGGTTCGGCGTCCCCGAGATCTTCCCGATCAGGTGGTTCACCGCAAGGATCTCCACACTCTGGAGCAGGATCAGCACGCTCCCGTTCGGGTACACCACGCTCCCGGAGTGGCACACCACGCAGTCGAAGTGGTTCCAGAAGTGGATCAGCACGTTCTGGGAGTGTTACACCACGTTCTCGTAGCGGGACACCACGTTCACGTTCAGGCTCACCACGTTCACGATCCGGCTCACCGCGATCACGTAGTGGATCACCACGTTCACGTTCAGGCTCACCACGTTCTCGTAGCGGATCTCCCCAATCTGGTGCAGGTTCTGCACGTTCACGATCCCCCCATTCGGGACCAGGGACACCACATTCGGGAAAAACATCCCCACGATCTGGACGGAGTAGCCCAAAGTCCCGGAAAAGTAGCCCACAATCGGGGAGAAGTAGCCCTAAATCCGGGAGAAGTAGCCCTAAATCTGGGAAGACTACACCAAGATCGGGTAGTGCAAGTCCCGCAGTGAAACGCTCAAAATCCAAATCACCCCCACCAAAGGATCAAGCGGGGGATTCAGATGAGGAGAGAATTGTGAAGAATAGAAAGAAGGCATCGGCACTAATTGACACGGATAGTGAGGAGGATGAACAGCCGACAAAGAGTGCAGAAGCCCCGGAAGTTTCAGCGACAAAACTCTTTGGAGATGCCGATGATATTAGTTCAGATGAGGGGAGTAAATCCGAGGCGGAAGAGAAACGTTCAGAGCGTGGGAAATCCCCAACTCCGGAGAATGATGAACGAGAATTCATTCGATCTGAGGATGAGGGTGGACGTAGTGATCGTGATGAGGAGAAGGAAGCCCCACAGGAGCCTGAACCGGTGAATGAGACGCGAATTGACGTGGAGATTCCACGAATAATGTCAGATCTCGGCAGGGACATTCACTTTGTCATCTTGCCGAATTTCTTGTCTGTCGAGACACGTCCCTTTGATCCAGACACCTATGAGGATGAAATTGACGAAGAGGAGACACTCGATGAGGAGGGAAGGCAGAGGATTAAGCTAAAAGTCAGTAATACGATCCGATGGCAGGAAACATTCGACAAGGAAGGGAAGCGCAAGCTGGAATCCAATGCGAGGGTGATCAAGTGGTCAGACGGCAGTATGAGCCTGCATTTGGGCAATGAAATCTTCGATGTGTACAAGCAACCACTACAGGGTGATCACAATCACTTGTTCATCCGTCAAGGTACGGGGCTTCAGGGGCAGGCAGTTTTCCGCACGAAGCTCACCTTCCGCCCGCACTCGACGGAGTCTTTCACGCACAAGAAGATGACCATGTCACTGGCAGATCGTCTCCAGAAGACGAGTGGTATTAAGATTCTCTCAGCAGTTGGCCCGGATCCGGATCAGGATAGGCAGTACCATTTGAAGAAGGAAGAGGAGAAGCTGCGACAGGCGATGCGACAGAAAGCAGCCGGTGGCAGTGTTAAGCCCAAGAGGAGTCGGGATTCGTCGAATTTGATGAGCACCTCGTACAGGGACCCAGATGAGGGGTCTGAAGATGAAGGAGGAATCTCCATTGCAGCCattaagaataaatataaaaagggAAAGGCGCCATTGGAGAAAg GAGGTGCGGGAATTTATTCATCAGACGAAGACGATTCAGATTTTGAGGCACGTCCAAAGAAGAGTGGAAAGACCAAGGCAGCCCTCAAGGATTCCGATGAGAGTGAATCGGAAAATGGGGGGAATGCAGCTGATGATAAAGAGGAGGAAGATGACaatgaggaggaggaagatgGGAAGAATGATGACGATGACGACGATgattaa